Below is a genomic region from Miscanthus floridulus cultivar M001 chromosome 1, ASM1932011v1, whole genome shotgun sequence.
atgttagcagggctggctcagaggaaaaggaagacacaGCACCTTCGAATGACCTTCTTTGCCTTTGGTTTTTCTTCTGTCTCTCATCTGTAATCCCCGCttccccttcgcctataaaagggaaggcagggcaccccactaaggggaccgatcAATAGAACACACCACATATCACATAACACACagttgagcagcaaccaagctcttagcgtcctttcaacctttccatcagagacttgggacctatccctctctcgcccatttgtaacccatactacgaacttttcagtgctaataacacaaacATCAGCcgtaaactggacgtagggacgttctgtccgaaccagtataaaccttgtgtcttttagcacaccatccgggtcaaaCGCGTAATAATATaaattggtgtttactcgaaacaccgacaattatatTGCCTTATATCTTCATCCAAAACTTATACTCACGAGATACACTAAATCATCCACATTGTTGTTACGATATGCACTAAGAAAAAGATAGAACATGCAAATTCTCACAAAACATAAAGAACATGTTGTCGTAGATTCGGTAGATTTTAATGGCTATTGACAATAATAGCcaatgaatctatttttataaaaaaatattatggaTCTATTTTGCATCAGCACGGATTGAAAGACAAGTTTATTCTAATGATTACAGCCATTGCAAGAAAATTCAAAGTTTGAAAGACTAGTTTATTCTAATGATTACATCCATTGCAAGAAAATTCAAAGTCAGGTCAGTGCCAATGCCATACACAAAGTAATATTCTGATGGTGCTAGTGCTTGTCAGTTGTCACAAAGCAGTtaaaccaacagtgttttccccAGTCCCCATACCTAGGAGATAATATTCAGGAATAAGAATGTGTTGATTGGAATACACGATGGTCACTTGTAATTGACCCTTCATGCTAAAATAGCCTTGTAGGTAGCTTTATTACCCACTAACACAGAATGATAATGAGCTGGGAAACCGGGCTTCTCTAGTAAAGCTGTGAAAAATGACCAAACTGTGGGCTTAAAAGACCTGTTTTACAACACCCCCCTCCCCCCAAAAAAAATAAACATGAATAGAAGAGAGAAAGTGTCCTATATGGATCTTTTTTAGgggaatctctctctttttttagaaCCAGTGTCTCAAAAAATTTGGCTTATACACTATCCATTCCATTCGTCCTAAAATTGCCTAGAAGTTGTAGAAGTGATCTCATGTTCGGTTGAACTGCTTATCAGCGATAGAATAgtgttttctcttacaacaaatcagcatcagccgacttatcagtcAGAGAAACCATCGGCAGAACAACACATGTAGTGTATAGCGAGCACCAGTTACTTATGCATCGACCAAGCCACGAACTCATTTGCATACTCCAAAAACCGAAGTTCTGACATAGTTGTTGTAGCAATAATATGCATCACTATAGCAAAAGGTTTATTTTCTCTCTCCAACCTAAATTAAACTATCAAATAGGAGAAACTAGTGAAGATAGGTTTCAAGGGCTTTCACTAGCTTCTGGTACATTAGTGCTACATTGCGCTACGGTCTCTGTTCGCCTAAACGTATGTTTCATCTGTATAACAACGTTTAAATGGGGTCACCCATGTCGTTTAGGTCTTAAATGGTGAATTAAACAGTTAGACCGTTTAAAAACTGTCTAGACATAATGAAGTTAAACATAATTAAATGAGCAAAACAACCATTGAACTCCCCATTTAATTGATAGGAGAATTACAGCAACCACATTTAGCACCCAACTGATTAACATGGTAAGTATATGAGGTAGAGCGGGATTCAGATTTCTTCCCAAAAAAATATTTGGTAGAATAATTATCATTTTACATGCGTAAGCATGCATGCATTCTAGCATAGGAGTATTTGATTTTGAATACAAAAATATATGCATATTTTAGTACTGTTTAACTTCGTCTAAATAGCCTAAAACGCTAAACAAAAAATGACCGATTGTTTACCTTTTTAGAATAAAGCCGAAGTCCCTGCCAGTCCCACCAAAAGAGGCCTGGAACTGGAAGTGAATCATCAGCCTTGAAGGGCTGTTCTAAACTAGGCAGGCTTAACTGGCATATGCACTCATCGCTCAACTGGAACTTGAAGTGAATCATCAGCCTTGAAGGCTCCCAACTCAAGTACTCAACCACCCACCTAAAAGAAACGCCCCAGACGTGGGAAACACAAATAGCTGGATACCTGCGCATTGACAACGTTAGCAACTGTGGCAAGAGATCCAGACGCATGCACCCCGCGCCCGCGTCACGGGCTCGTGGCCTCCCGGGATCCCGGGTTGCACTGCGTCACGCTGTGACCTGCGCCTGTCTCGGCTGCTGCTGATGGATCGCATCGGCTGCTGCGTCATCGAGACACGCACGTACGCTATCAGTATCAACAACAACATCGAACAACAGATCGATCGAGCACCAGGCGTTGCCTGCGCCGAGATGCAGAGTCAGAACCTGGCATGCATCTCTTGGACGATAATCGGAGATCGATCCATTTGtttatttgtatatatatatatataatatcttCTTCAGTTCAGCAAAGCAGGATCGGAGATATTGCTAGAGTATATCAATTTGCAGATACTACAGATTTTGCACGGATAGATTTCCTGCAATCGATCTTCATCCATTAGTGAGAGCTAGTGCCAGCCTGCGATCTCCATCCATTAGCTAGTGAGAGCTAGTAGCGCTGCCTCTTTAGTCCTTACTCAACAATTGCCGCATTAACAAATTCCCTCCACGGATTCGCCTCTTTTTTCTCCACAAAAAAGAAGGGGAAAGAATTCATACCGTCAGGCTCATCAGGCACCTCTCTCCTTTGCTCGACTCAATTCCTGCACATCTCTCTCCTCAACACAATAGCGACCACTGTGAGCGGCGCCTGCCTTTTCTTCCCCTCTTTCCCATTTCCCTGCTCCTTTCTCGCCCCCTGCCTCTTATCTTATATAAAGACCTGACCACACCCAGTTCTTCTCAGCCTCACTCCAAGAGCGGCATGAACAATGCTGTTGCATTTGGTCAGCTACTAGATAGATCAAACGAAAACCCTCCTCTTCACTAGCAAATTCAAGGGAGTGAGATCGACCTTCAGCCATCTTTCGTCGGAGTGTTTGGTTGATAGGATGGAGAAGAAGAGCTTAGAGTTTGAGGTTGCCGATGACCACGAGGTGTGGGTGCATGACTCCTCCGTGGATCACCGCGGGAGGTCTCCCTCCCGCGCCACCACCGGATCGTGGAAGGCCGCAATGTTCATCATCTGTGAGTAGTTGTTGTTTAGATTGAGTTTCATGCACGGATCAGTTatcgtgttttttttttctttttcttctgaattggtggtgtgtgtgtgtgtgttttcatGTCCGTGTAGTGATCGAGTTCAGCGAGAGGCTGAGCTACTTCGGCATAGCCACGAGCCTGATGATatacctcaccaaggtgctacaAGAGGAGATGAAGGTGGCGGCCAAGAATGCCAACTACTGGATGAGCGTCACCACGCTCATGCCCTTGCTCGGCGGCTTCCTCGCCGACGGCTACCTCGGCAGGTTCTCCACCGTCGTCGTCTCCACCGCCGTCTACCTGCTGGTGAGAGCAGCAGCACTGAGCATCGCCTCCTCTCTTCACATTCCAGCAGCTGCTTCACATTTCCCCCTCCTCGATCTCTTCCTCACATGCACCATGCAGGGTCTGACGGTGCTGGCGACGACGCAGCTGGCGCCGGGGCTGAGGCCCGACCACTCGCCGCGACTGCACGAGGCGCTCTTCTTCGTGGCCATCTACCTGGTGTCCGTGGGCACGGGTGGCCACAAGCCGGCCCTGGAGAGCTTCGGCGCGGACCAGTTCGACGAGGCCCACGCGGCGGAGCGGGTGCAGAAGATGTCTTTCTTCAACTGGTGGAACTGCGCGCTCTGCTCGGGCGTCCTGCTCGGCGTCACCGCCATCGTCTACGCGCAGGAGCGCCTCGGATGGGGCGCCGCCACCGTCGTGCTCGCCGCCGTCATGGCCGCCTCGCTCGCGGTCTTCCTCGCCGGCCGCCGGTCCTACCGCTACAGGGTGCCCGAGGGCAGCCCGCTCACACCGCTGCTCCAGGTCCTCGTCGCCGCCTTCAGGAAGAGGCGGCTCCCGCTGCCGGCCGACGCCGCCGAGCTGTACGAGGTCAAGCCGCCGCAGAGTGGCAAGAAGAGGCTGCTTTGCCACACCTACCAGCTGAGGTAAGAAAGAAAGAACTCATGTTGCTTTCCATTCCCCGATCGAACGACCTTTATTTTTACCTTTCACGATTGATCGGCTAAACATAAAGCGATCGCGAAATGCCGATGGCTCCCTAGAATTGACGCAACAGTCGCTAGTGCCTCGTGATCGCGATCCGAGTTCATCCATTTTTGCTGCTCCTGGGCCAACAAATCTGGAAGAGATCTCCCAAAAGCAAATAAAAGGAACATACAGTCGAAGCATGAGCGGTGGACCGGTTGTTGAGCGTGACGTATGGTACGTGCTGCAGGTTCCTCGACAGGGCGGCCATAGTGGAGCCCGGCGCCGGCGAGGACGCTTTCGGGCCGTGGCGACTGGCGACGGTGACGCAGGTGGAGGAGACGAAGCTGGTGCTGGCGATGGTGCCCATCTGGGTGTGCACGCTGCCGTTCGGCATGGCGGTGGCGCAGGtgtccaccttcttcatcaagcaggGCAGCGTGATGGACCGGCACCTGGGCCCGCACTTCGAGCTCCCGCCGGCGTCCATCTTCGCGCTGTCCGCGATCGCCATGATCGCCACGGTGGCGGCCTACGACAAGGCGCTGGTGCCCTACCTGCGGCGCGCCACGGGAGGGGAGCGCGGGATCAGCATTCTCCGGCGCGTCGGCATCGGCATGGCGTTCGCCATCGCGGGGatgggcgtggcggcggcggtggagcggtGGCGCCTGCTGTCGTCGGGGTCGGCGCTGCCGTCGGTGCTGTGGCTGGTGCCGCAGTTCGCACTGATGGGCGTGGCCGACGGGTTCGCGCTGGTAGGCCTGCAGGAGTACTTCTACGAGCAGGTCCCCGACGGCATGCGCAGTCTGGGCATCGGCCTCTACCTGAGCGTCATCGGCGCCGGGAGCTTCCTGAGCAGCCTGGTGATCACGGCGGCTGACCTCGCCAGCTCCCGCGGGGGGCGCGCAGGCTGGTTCGCCAAGGACCTCAACCGCAGCAGGCTGGACCTCTTCTACTGGCTGCTGGCGTGCATCGGCGCCGTCAACCTGGCATTCTACGCGCTCGTCGCCACCAAGTGCTCGTACAAGCAGACCGTCAGGGCCGGCAGGGTCGGCGACGACAAGTCCGCCGCCGGCTTCGTCGCCGCGTAGGTACGGTGTGGTCATGGAACCAAGCATGCATTCACATGCCACTAGTACGTAGCTAGCTGCAGGATCATCGTGTTGATATTATTATTAGCGGCTAAGTAATTATATCTAGGTAAGAAGTGTATGCTAATTCGATTAGCTTGTAGTAGTCGCGTCGATCGATCGTGTTGTTGCTCTAGTGTGTCGTGTCGTGTCACACAACTCACAAGGATTGTTGTACGAGTACGACTGGCTGGCGCGTCGTGGAATGTACGTGTACAAGTGCTGTCTGCTGTCTGGTTCGTTGTAGCAGCGATTTATCACATGCATGAGCTTAAGTGATTACTCCTTcgaaaagaagaatggcaaacgTACGTGCGCGTCGGCACTCGTCTCCTGCTCGGCGACGGCGCTCCATTCCCGTATGGCACCGGCACCAGCAATGAAAATTTGCCGCgggtggcgccgccgccgcgccgtggCGGGCGTCAGGTTCAGGACGGGCCTTTGGGCCTTGGGGTGAAAAACTGACAATGGGCTAAGAAGAAAAGGAACAGGAGGAAAAAGGCCACCGAGTCGTTGGGCTGGAACACTCCGTTCATGGGACCAAACTAGTTTCTCAGTTGGACTGGCACGCAAATTTGCTGAGATTGCTgggctgagtaaaactagttagaAACTCCAACTAGTTAACGCCAAGCGAGCTCAATTCTTCCGTGAAAGAAAAATGATCTGCTTTTTTGCCCAAACAACATCTACCTAGGGACGGATCCAGGGGTGGGGGAGGGGGGCTCAAGCCCTACCGCTCATCCCATGGAGCCCCTCGGCCCCCTACCGCCATCGATCCAGCGGTGGGGGGGACGTGAGGCGTCGAAGCTGAAATGGTCCCCCACCCTCTACCTCCAATCAAAACCCAAAACCCAAGTGTTGCCTCGCATTTCCTCCTCTCTGCTCTATTATtaccaatgttttcctaaacggtaaacgatcTTTAGACGGTCgtccgtttagcgtttaggatgtttacacggtgtttaaacgaagttaaacggtctaaatgattttgtacttttttaaaaaaatacatataattatatatgtgcatgtaaaaaaatcaagtattctagtatttatacatatttatccgagtaaaaatcaattattttggtatgtatatatatttatgcatgtgaaaagaaccaaatatagatatttatgcatgtaacatatcgagcgtacacatttataaaaataataaacttaagtatacaaatttatccatacaagactaaactagatttacctcatgttcgcctaaacggccgtttaaacagttgtttagcccgtttaatgttgtttatctccgtTTCGTTTAGgccgtttttcttttttttttaccgtttaaacggtcaaccgtttaattttcgTTTTCCCCCTAAAtaaaacagtttaccaccgtttaccgtttactaGCCGTTTAAACGGTCGTAtaatccgtttaggcgaacactgattATTACCTCACAACTCCCTCTCTTCTCCACTCCCACTTCTCCTTCTACATGCTTCGCCTCTCCAAGCCGCGTTCGCCCGGTCACGgcctccgccgccccctccgcAGAACCACGCCTCCTACGCACGCCGCCGATCCTCGTCACTTCGTTGGTGAGCGTGTTTGCTCGCTTCGTTTTTACTACCACCCTAAATGTAGTAGTACTACTACTTTGATAAGGGTTTTGGGTTTTGGGCGCGGTTTTCCTTCCATGCCTGTCAGCCTATGACTCTCTTATGATGGCTAGGGGCGCCATGCTACATGCGAGGATTCCCCCGGATTCCTTTGCCCAGGGGCAGATCCAGCGGTGGGgcagggggctcgagccccctacCACCAATGATCACATAGAGCCCACCTCAGCCCCCAAGAGTTGTCACCATGGATGCACTGGGAAAGAAGGTCTGAACTCTTGAAGGAGGGGTTGAACTCTCGTCTGAAGCTAGAAGATGACTCCATGGCCACGACTTGGGCTATGGGCTTGCTTCTTATTTTCCCACACATTCCCACCTAGCCTATTTGATTTGTTATAGCCCAATAAGGCCCATGCATTGTGGGCTTGAGGCATCTTCTCACGATCCTGGTGCAGCGACTGCGCGAGAGCAACTCTCGATTCCCGTCCTCCTCGAGACTCATGGCTAATAAGTGGGCTAATTTTTTAGACAAGTCTTCAACTAGTTGTTAACCAACTAGCTAGCCAACCTTGACTaatttgagctaatttttagcctaactagtaactagtcATAGctcatccaaacaagccctaagttactaatttttgtttttttctctgaTACGTGCTTGTCTTGTTGTCTGTATTTGTGCAGCATCTGGCTCACTGGGAACGGCAAACATCAGTAACCACGGCACCACGTCAACCAGACCAATCAAGGCCCGAAGGCTAAGCAAAATAGCAAATGCTAGAGAAATTGGCCAGGTATATAAAATATTCAGGGCCGTTCTCTTGTATAGTAATTACTAATTAGCTTTTAATTGCACATTTTAATTCTCTGGCATTTTATTAAGGCCATATGCAATGGTGACAAAGCTGCGTGGCAATTCTGTTGTAATTACTAATTAGCTTCTGGTAATTGCTTTGAGCGAAATTTAGTCCACATTAGCTGAGCGTCACATTTTCAATTGAGATTGTCATTTGTGATGAACTCAAAATGTGAGAAACTGAAAAGAAAATACATTTTCCTCTCCGAATCATTACTTGTTTGTAGTGGTTTGTCATGCCATTGCTAGTCATGTGTTGGTTTTCGGTGGTGATGTCGTACAGTGTCTgttgctttctttttttttttgtacttGTTTACTCCTCCTTTATTAATACATAGACCGGCAGTTTAACCAACCGGCTTCTCTTCAAAAACATTACTTGTTTTCATATAAAACCGCTATAAACTACTACATCTTTGGACAAAATAGACTTATGTTGGTCTCATCTTGCACTCTTTTTAAGCCCTCCTATACATTTTTTTCTGGATGCACCACTGTCTCCGCCGAAGGAAAAAACCCAACGTGGTCCGGACAAAGCACGACACCAGAATTAGCTAAACACTTCTGCGTTCCTATGTCTTTGAGAAACACGAATACGGAAATATAATACGGCTGGCTAGTCGCGTCGATCGCGTTGTTGCTCTAAGCAGGGTACATGCATATATGTCGTGTCACAACTCACAAGGATTGGTGTACGTACGTATACAAGTGCTGTTTGTTTCCTTGTAGCAGCGACCTATGATTTATCACATACATGAGCTTAGTAAGTACTAGTAATTAATTCGtaaagaagaatggcaaactgCACGTCAGCACTCGTCTCCGACTTGGGCGACGGTGGACCGGCGCGCGAATCTGGCGAGCCTTGCTGGGCTGGGTAAAAAAAACTAGTTAATGGCAAGGGAGCTCACTTCTTCCGTGAAAGAAAGTTGATCTTGTTTTCGGCCCAAACTACGATTCCATGGGCCTTCCTTTCCCCTGTGCGCTCCAGGCTAAGCAGTCCCATGCGTCAATCGTGCGTTTGCGCGTGCTGATACGCCGACACGGCGATACGACAAGCAGCTGGACGGTGATCCcctaaaagttttttttttgggaaaaaatgGAAGAGTTGGACGGAGAGGTGGTAAATTTTATATGACTTCGATCTTGACGAAAATAGGAAATCGAGTAACAAGTCACATGACACTCCCCTCGTGGTTTGTGGATGGGGACCCAGCCAGAACAAGACCACTGACATGCACCAACAGGCCAGGTAACAAGATTCTTTTTCGTTTTGAAAGATTCTTATCAGATTCGGAGACGCACGGGAAAACGTAAGGCCCTGTTTCCCCGCTAATAGGCTGGATGTAGGTAATCTTCGGTGTGGGCGTTCGCCTTTCGGTTCGGTTTCCTCGGTTATTGATGAAATTCGATTTCTAGAAAATAGAAATCGATCGGTTCTAAATTTTTTTTAGGAACTGAGCATTTCGATTCTCGGTTCTAACCGGACTAACCGAATTTTTTTAGAAGACCTCAAgacaacaacaaatatacgtgTTCTATGGAAAATTTATGCACACTATATTtatttataataataataataataataataataataataataataataataataataataataataataataataataataataataataataataataataatgcataagaaa
It encodes:
- the LOC136479444 gene encoding protein NRT1/ PTR FAMILY 5.6-like, with protein sequence MEKKSLEFEVADDHEVWVHDSSVDHRGRSPSRATTGSWKAAMFIILIEFSERLSYFGIATSLMIYLTKVLQEEMKVAAKNANYWMSVTTLMPLLGGFLADGYLGRFSTVVVSTAVYLLGLTVLATTQLAPGLRPDHSPRLHEALFFVAIYLVSVGTGGHKPALESFGADQFDEAHAAERVQKMSFFNWWNCALCSGVLLGVTAIVYAQERLGWGAATVVLAAVMAASLAVFLAGRRSYRYRVPEGSPLTPLLQVLVAAFRKRRLPLPADAAELYEVKPPQSGKKRLLCHTYQLRFLDRAAIVEPGAGEDAFGPWRLATVTQVEETKLVLAMVPIWVCTLPFGMAVAQVSTFFIKQGSVMDRHLGPHFELPPASIFALSAIAMIATVAAYDKALVPYLRRATGGERGISILRRVGIGMAFAIAGMGVAAAVERWRLLSSGSALPSVLWLVPQFALMGVADGFALVGLQEYFYEQVPDGMRSLGIGLYLSVIGAGSFLSSLVITAADLASSRGGRAGWFAKDLNRSRLDLFYWLLACIGAVNLAFYALVATKCSYKQTVRAGRVGDDKSAAGFVAA